A window of the Lentimicrobium sp. L6 genome harbors these coding sequences:
- a CDS encoding AraC family transcriptional regulator: MPTNHFKLNTFLDHEEEVFHVARTTINSKNDLQLHRHGFCEIFWVKEGSCIHLVNKQELPLEKGCLCLIRPEDQHTFKLNKSQESMVITNIAFFQDSLDYFKDRYFRNSSNYFWSEDQQPFTIQLDSDQLNELSAITDRLIGQARNSLHLDYLMIQVFRMINCLEESQNHIPAWLAYALENYNTPNRFKKGVQGFVELTERSVDHVNRILKEHLKQTLSETVIKARLQYASQQLIMTNSSIKSICYDCGFESVSYFYRLFKKHMHQTPVEYRGKNRKIF; encoded by the coding sequence ATGCCTACAAATCATTTTAAGTTAAATACATTTCTAGACCATGAAGAGGAGGTTTTTCATGTGGCACGTACTACTATTAACTCAAAAAACGATTTACAACTTCATCGCCATGGCTTTTGTGAGATTTTTTGGGTAAAAGAGGGTAGTTGTATTCACTTGGTTAATAAGCAAGAACTTCCTCTGGAAAAGGGATGCTTATGCCTGATTCGGCCAGAAGATCAGCATACTTTCAAATTAAATAAAAGTCAAGAAAGTATGGTCATCACCAATATTGCCTTTTTTCAAGATAGCCTTGACTATTTTAAGGATAGATATTTCAGAAATAGCAGCAACTATTTTTGGTCAGAAGACCAACAACCTTTTACCATTCAACTGGATTCTGATCAATTGAACGAATTGTCTGCTATCACTGACAGATTGATAGGACAAGCAAGAAACTCTCTTCATTTAGATTACCTTATGATTCAGGTTTTTAGAATGATTAACTGCCTTGAGGAAAGTCAAAACCATATACCAGCTTGGTTGGCCTATGCATTGGAAAACTATAATACTCCAAATAGATTTAAAAAAGGCGTGCAAGGTTTTGTTGAGCTTACTGAGCGTTCTGTAGATCATGTGAATAGAATCCTTAAAGAACATCTAAAGCAAACCCTTTCTGAAACGGTGATTAAAGCGCGATTGCAATATGCAAGTCAACAGCTGATTATGACCAATTCTTCCATAAAATCTATATGTTATGATTGTGGGTTTGAGTCTGTTTCTTATTTCTACCGGCTTTTCAAAAAACATATGCATCAAACTCCTGTTGAATACAGAGGGAAAAACAGAAAGATTTTCTAA
- a CDS encoding glycoside hydrolase family 47 protein, whose product MKHLLLTLLSFGILFSSCESQTKIKQNTGVEIDLAEEVKAEFVRSWEGYKKYAWGHDVLLPLSKSYQDWYEESLAISPIDAYSTMKVMGLDEYAEEVENYVIDSISWDKDLYVKTFEVNIRILGGLLAMYEYTGKQEILDKTEEFGQKMLAAFDSPTGMPYYWFNLKTGEAKGSKINVAEAASYMMEMGILSYYTKNPIYYQTAKKANLAVWERVSDINLVAELIDVESGEWKHGTSHICAGIDSYYEYLYKAYLLFGDEDLKPIWEKSIHAINTYLVDESDTSFWYRRVDMHTGEKQTKFMYADNNEIREGGIVTLYDAFFPAVLALSGDIERAEKNQATWDWLWNQYGLEPMIYDYDRAVPTYPVYDLNPEIIESAYYLLHFTGKKIYEDMIEQYWRDIMKYCRTDVAFSSIKDVQTMEKKDYMPTFFFAETMKYFYLTFTLEEGDFNLDDHIFTTEAHPFKRSSFDIEEAQVRLGF is encoded by the coding sequence ATGAAACATTTATTATTGACTTTACTATCCTTTGGAATTCTATTTAGTTCTTGTGAGAGCCAGACTAAAATTAAACAGAATACTGGAGTTGAAATAGATTTAGCCGAAGAAGTAAAAGCAGAGTTTGTTCGCTCATGGGAAGGCTATAAAAAATATGCCTGGGGACACGATGTATTGCTTCCGCTCTCTAAAAGTTACCAAGATTGGTATGAAGAGTCTTTGGCAATATCTCCTATCGATGCCTATAGCACCATGAAAGTAATGGGCTTGGATGAATATGCTGAGGAGGTTGAGAATTATGTAATCGATTCCATTAGTTGGGATAAGGATTTGTATGTAAAAACCTTCGAAGTAAATATTCGTATTTTGGGTGGTTTATTAGCGATGTACGAGTATACTGGTAAACAAGAAATTTTAGATAAAACTGAGGAGTTTGGGCAGAAGATGTTGGCTGCTTTCGATTCTCCAACCGGAATGCCTTATTATTGGTTTAATCTAAAAACAGGAGAAGCAAAAGGCTCTAAAATCAATGTGGCTGAGGCCGCTTCCTATATGATGGAAATGGGCATTTTGAGTTATTACACCAAGAATCCTATCTACTATCAAACTGCCAAAAAAGCCAATTTAGCCGTTTGGGAAAGAGTTTCAGATATCAATTTGGTAGCAGAACTCATCGATGTAGAAAGTGGAGAATGGAAGCATGGAACCAGCCATATCTGCGCAGGAATCGACTCTTACTACGAATATCTTTATAAAGCCTACCTCCTCTTTGGTGATGAAGATTTAAAACCCATTTGGGAGAAAAGTATTCATGCAATAAATACATATTTGGTAGATGAAAGCGATACTTCATTTTGGTACCGTAGAGTAGATATGCACACAGGAGAAAAACAAACCAAATTCATGTATGCCGATAATAATGAAATAAGAGAAGGAGGAATAGTAACACTGTATGATGCCTTTTTCCCGGCTGTTTTGGCTTTAAGTGGAGATATTGAAAGAGCCGAAAAAAACCAAGCTACTTGGGATTGGTTGTGGAACCAATACGGTCTAGAACCTATGATTTACGATTATGATAGAGCGGTTCCTACCTATCCTGTTTACGACTTAAATCCAGAAATCATAGAATCAGCTTATTATTTATTACACTTCACAGGCAAGAAAATATATGAAGATATGATTGAACAATATTGGAGAGACATCATGAAATATTGTCGTACCGATGTGGCCTTTTCCTCCATTAAAGATGTGCAAACCATGGAGAAAAAGGATTATATGCCCACCTTCTTTTTTGCCGAAACCATGAAGTATTTTTACCTGACCTTTACTTTAGAGGAGGGTGATTTTAATCTTGATGACCATATCTTTACTACAGAAGCTCATCCTTTTAAACGCTCTTCTTTTGATATAGAGGAAGCACAAGTTAGATTAGGTTTTTAG
- a CDS encoding FUSC family protein, translated as MEQKDLHSLSDEELKAEAKKMKSTATINAFIIGFLAGIIVYSVVYSTWGLVTLVPLFIIYKLVNKPNQDKELKALLKERGMK; from the coding sequence ATGGAACAAAAAGATTTACACTCATTAAGCGATGAAGAGCTGAAAGCAGAAGCAAAAAAAATGAAATCCACAGCCACCATAAACGCCTTTATCATAGGTTTCCTTGCTGGAATCATTGTCTATAGTGTGGTTTATAGCACTTGGGGATTAGTTACTTTAGTTCCTTTGTTTATTATCTATAAGCTGGTAAACAAACCCAATCAGGATAAGGAGTTGAAAGCGCTTTTGAAAGAACGCGGCATGAAATAG